One segment of Primulina tabacum isolate GXHZ01 chromosome 6, ASM2559414v2, whole genome shotgun sequence DNA contains the following:
- the LOC142550183 gene encoding putative pterin-4-alpha-carbinolamine dehydratase, chloroplastic, protein KPTTISQNFLPSINTRYPFKIQAAGTDLVGDFGARDPFPQEIESNFGEKVLGYPSTEHKILIPNASALSLAQQDRVPLSQIQQPLSEYEAKQLLFKVVGWRLVHEEGLLRLQCWWKVRDTNCAEVLISRINRAVESTGHVPTLRIEEPNQVRAELWTSSIGGLSMNDFIVAAKIDEIKTSDLITRKRVWA, encoded by the exons AAACCCACAACAATATCCCAAAACTTCCTCCCTTCCATCAACACTCGTTATCCATTCAAAATCCAAGCAGCGGGAACAGACTTAGTGGGTGATTTTGGAGCGAGAGACCCGTTTCCGCAAGAAATTGAGAGCAATTTCGGGGAAAAAGTGCTGGGGTATCCCAGCACGGAGCACAAGATTTTGATCCCCAATGCTTCGGCTCTGTCTTTGGCTCAGCAAGACCGCGTTCCGCTTTCTCAAATTCAGCAGCCCTTGTCCGAATATGAGGCCAAGCAGCTGTTGTTTAAG GTTGTTGGTTGGAGACTCGTACACGAAGAAGGGTTGTTAAGGTTACAATGTTGGTGGAAAGTAAGAGATACAAACTGTGCAGAAGTACTCATCAGCCGGATTAACCGTGCTGTAGAGTCGACGGGGCACGTTCCTACTCTTCGTATAGAGGAGCCTAATCAAGTTAGAGCGGAACTGTGGACTTCGTCTATTG GAGGTCTGAGCATGAATGATTTCATTGTTGCTGCTAAAATAGATGAGATAAAAACATCCGATCTTATTACCCGGAAGAGAGTCTGGGCTTAA
- the LOC142548143 gene encoding E3 ubiquitin-protein ligase BOI-like, with the protein MVNSNGEAKDEDSHKDPRKRKMKGVAVESTEPVNLQDQKFANWVPFPNAPPFTHGSNSHSQQVLNAAAPFKSFTSMLAFAVEDGGTSSPANSKHHGKELDLIIKSHDETLRRQIEAIMEKNQHSIHYAVEERAAKKLKEMESNIRTRENAELERKAEHYKTEAQRLQRRVMYLEQKALSLKEGLENAMSAPRQGGNVQEDAESSFVDTERARLVRLDCMVCEKEIATVMIWPCRHICLCSGCDAVTKLCPFCQSIKTTSVKVNLPIE; encoded by the exons ATGGTCAACAGCAATGGAG AGGCAAAGGATGAGGATTCCCATAAGGATCCGCGTAAGAGGAAGATGAAAGGAGTTGCAGTAGAATCTACGGAACCAGTCAATCTTCAAGACCAAAAGTTTGCTAATTGGGTTCCCTTCCCAAATGCTCCACCTTTCACTCATGGCAGCAACTCGCATTCTCAACAGGTTCTAAATGCTGCCGCGCCATTCAAATCCTTCACATCTATGTTAGCCTTTGCAGTAGAGGACGGTGGTACCTCTAGTCCGGCAAATTCTAAACACCATGGCAAAGAACTAGATCTAATAATTAAGTCCCAT GATGAAACTCTGAGGCGACAAATTGAGGCTATAATGGAGAAGAACCAACACTCAATCCATTATGCAGTTGAGGAAAGAGCAGCCAAGAAACTCAAAGAGATGGAATCCAATATACGTACAAGGGAAAATGCGGAGTTGGAGAGGAAAGCCGAACATTACAAAACCGAGGCACAAAGGCTGCAAAGAAGAGTGATGTACCTGGAGCAGAAGGCTCTCTCTCTGAAAGAGGGCTTGGAGAATGCCATGTCAGCACCTCGGCAAGGAGGGAATGTGCAGGAAGATGCCGAGTCATCGTTTGTGGATACGGAACGAGCACGACTGGTTAGGCTCGACTGCATGGTCTGTGAGAAGGAGATAGCAACGGTGATGATATGGCCTTGTCGCCACATTTGCCTCTGCTCAGGCTGTGACGCTGTTACCAAGTTGTGCCCTTTTTGCCAGTCGATTAAAACTACAAGTGTAAAAGTTAATCTCCCTATAGAATAG